In Granulicella mallensis MP5ACTX8, the sequence GTTCGAAGCGGCTTTCGTCTCTACAGAACATGGCCCGGCTGAAGTCGATGCCATTCTGGCAGCAGCCGCAGAAGCGCTGCATGAGGTTCAGAAGTAGAGGCGATTGAAGATCGCTTCTGCCGATTCATCCGCTCTGTTCTGATTTTGCTTTGGATTCGGGCTTCTGAGGCTGTGGCCTTTGCTGTTGCCGTTGTCATTCCGACCCTCGGGCGAAGCGAAGGGAGGAACCTGTTGTCGCCTGGACAAACAAGGTTCCCTCGCGCAGGCCAGAACCGGGAGGGTATGGCCTACGCAATGACCATCGCGATGCAGCAAAGCCGCGGCCACGAAAGCCACACAAATGACAAGCGCCCCATCTCACGACAAACTGTCGTGAGATGGGGCGCTTGGTGATACAAGAACTGCAGCAGGAAGTTTTGATCCCTGCGTTATCCCAGCTTAGTGTCCGGCTTCAACCTGCGGCGTGATGATGCCGATGTTGGTTACGTCAGCGGAGTGTCCGAATCCGATAGCCTCAGCAACGCTGCTGAAATCGAGATCCTGATCGCCCTTGACGAACATTACCTTCTCCTGACGGGTAGCGAAGATCTCCGTCAGCTTGGGGGTAATATCCTGCTTGGCAAAATCCTGATCGTTGATCTTCCAACCCGGAGCGCCACCACCGGGCCGTGAGGTGACCTGCAAAACGATCGTGCGGTCGTTCTCTGGCGGCGGCGGTTGGTTCTGCTTCGGCGGCTGGGGTACCAGTGCCTCAAGCCCTCTCGGCGTCGTCGGAACGATGACCATGAAGATAATGAGCAGTACCAGTAGCACGTCGATCAGCGGTGTAACGTTGATCTCCGAGACCGATCCGCCCGATGATCCAGTACCCATTCCCATATCGATACTCCTTATGTCTTACAGAACTAGTTCCATCGAACTGTGAGCGAGTTTCTTCGCCCAAATTCTGCTAATTGCTCTGCTGGTTGATGTCGGTCAGCAAGTTGAGCTGGCTCACGCCGGCGACACGAATCGCGTCGATGGTGTCCATGACCTTGCCATACTTTGCACGCGAGTCCGAACGCATATATACCGATTTGTCAGCGCCGGGATCTGTCTTCTTCGAAAGAAGGTCGGCGACTCTCGTGCCGAGGTCTGAAAGCGATACCTGGTCGCCGCCAAGGAAGGTTTTACCGTCGCGAGTAACAGCAACCGTAATCGCGTCTTCCTTATTCGCGTTTTCCATGATCGTCGATGCGGTAACCGTCGGCAGATCTACGTTAACTTTGTTGTTCAACATGGGGGTGACGACCATGAAGATGATCAGGAGCACCAGCATGACGTCCACCATCGGGGTCACGTTGATGTTCGAGTTGACCTTCTTGCCCTCGTCCCGCTTTGCCATTGCCATAAGAGTGTGCTCCGTCCGGGCGTCCTAGCCCGTGCTCTGACTGAGTCCCCGGGAACCTCTGATGAAGGCCTCCGGACGCCGTTGCATTGGCGTCCGGAGTATTCCAAGAGTGATTCCCGCAGGATGTATTACTCGACTGTTACGCTACCTGGTCTTGCAACCAGAACGGCGCACAGTTTAGCGGTGCGACTGCTTGATGAAGTAGTCGACCAGCTCCGACGAGCTGTTATCCATCTCAACGTCAAAGGCTTCTACCTTGCTGGTGAAGTAGTTGAAGCACATAACGGCAGGGATGGCGACGAGCAGACCGAAAGCGGTCGTAACCAGAGCTTCCGAGATACCGCCGGCAACCTGACCGATGCCCGAGCTCTTCGACGAAGCGATCGAACGGAAGGCGTTGAGAATACCGATAACGGTGCCGAACAGGCCGATGAACGGCGCGGTGGAACCGATCGTGGCCAGACCGCTGAGGCCCTTCTTCAGCTTCGCGTGGGTGATCGACTCTGCACGCTCGAGAGCGCGCTTGGAGCTCTCAACCTGCTCTGGGGTGATCGCGCCGCCCGAACCGAAGCTGCGGAACTCGCTGAGACCAGCGGTAACCACTTCAGCAAGGTGAGACTTCTTCGAACGATCGGCAACCTTGATCGCCTCGTCCAGACGGCCTTCCTTGAGAGCGCCGGCAACCTTGGGAGCAAACTCACGAGACTGCTTGCGGGCAGCCGAGAAGTAGAGAGCGCGATCGATGATCACAGCCAACGACCAGATCGACATGATGAAGAGGATGATGACGACGCACTTCGCAGGCCAGCCCATTTGCGCCCAGAGCTGGGGAATGCTGAAACCTACTTCAGAACCGGAATCCTGAAGGAACATGGCGAGCGAGGTGGTGTGGGCGTGAGCAACGTTGATGAGATGAGCGAGAATCACTGAATTCTTTCCTCCTGGTTAACTTGAACGAACTTGGACTTGATCGAGCCGGACAGGCGCGAAGTTGAAGCTGTTGAACCTGATCTGAAGAGTACGGCAACCACAACAACCTGCCGCGTTAGACGAGAATATTGTAGTTGCGCTTCGCTTCAACTGGCCGAAGAGAGTCGGGGCCAGTTGAAGCTGCCGGCTTGATATCAGCCACCGCCGTTGAGGTTGAAGTTCACCATGATGGTCGTGTCGACCTCGGTAGGCTCACCGTTCAAGAGATACGGCTTGTACTTCCATGTCTTGACGGCATCGAGTGCGGCGCCCTGCAACATCGCCGGACCGCTGATGACCGTCAGGCTTATGATGCCGCCGGTCTTCGAGATGATGGCATGCAGTACAACAGTTCCACCCTGGTGCGCGGCGCGAGCGATCGGAGGATAGACCGGCTGCGTCTTGACGAGAATGTTACCCGCGATCACACCACCCGAGATACGGGCCGGACCCTGCGGCTTAGGCTTGGCGACGACGATAGCCGGACCAGCACCCGTGCTACCAGCCATGCCGCCCATGATGCCACCGGCAGAGCCACCAGCCATACCCGCCATACCGGCCACGCCCGCAGACGAAGGCGGTGGGGGTGCAGCATCTTCCTTCAACATCTTGATGTCTTTAGGAATCTTGGTGGGCGCGTGAAGACCCTGGTCGATCTCCGACACCATATGCACCGGCTTCACCACAGCCGCCGGAGGCGGTGGGGGAGGCGGGGGCGGTGGAGGAGGCGGTGGGGCGGAGATTGAAGCTGCCAGGGAGTTCTTTGGCAGCGCTTCTGGATCGATCAGCGGAATCAGGATCATGATCGCCAAGAGCGTGCCCCAGAAAAATGCTGAGGCGATCATCCAGTACCTGGATGCGGTCTTGATCTTTCCGCCGGATTCCATCATTGAATCTTCAAACATATGCAACCTCGGTCCCGCGAGGGATAGCTATTTGCCTTAGACACCACAGAGACTTAAATTGTTCCCAACTCGCTATTGACTTGTTTGGGAGACTACCTGGTTTGCTGCTTGTTGCTCATCCTATCCCAAGTTGACGGGTACCGAGTGACGGTAAAGCGAAACCCCATGGTCGGAATAGGCAACGCCTATTTAGCGTCTGATATTTCTACCTCAATCATGCAAGAGTTGTCATCTCCTCTCGACGCAGTGAATTCTTCTTGGGCTTTCGTTAGCGATTCAGCGCCCAATAAGCCAGGGAGAAAGGCAAGCCAACAGCAAAGGCCCTCGCGTGGGCGAGGGCCTTGTCTCCGGAGAAATAAGCAGCTTACCGCCGGGTGCCCCGTGCTGCGGGCAGGGTGGCCTTCTTGCCGCTCCTGGTGCGCCAGTCCTGATAGGCAACCAGCATGGGAGCCGCCACTGCGATCGATGAGTACGTTCCGATCAGGATGCCGACCACCAGGGCGAAGGAGAAGCCGTGTAGCACTTCGCCGCCGAACAGGTACAGGCTGAGAACGGTGAGGAACGTCAGACCCGAGGCGATGACCGTCCGGCTCAGCGTCTGGTTGATGCTGCGGTTGACCACATCGGAGAGCGACTCGCGCCGGCTGGAGGCGAGGTTTTCACGGATACGGTCGAAGACCACGATCGTGTCGTTCATCGAATAACCGATCAGCGTCAGGATCGCCGCGATGACCGTGAGAGAGATTTCCTGATTCGTCAGGCTGAAGAAGCCAACCGTAATAAGCGTGTCATGGAAGACCGCGACGACAGCCGCGACGCCATAGATCAGCTCGAACCGGAACCAGAGATAGACGAGCATTCCGATCAGCGAGTAGATCGTCGCCAGCCAAGCCTGATGCTGGAGCTGCTTACCGGCGGTTGGGCCGACGATGTCGACCTGCTGCACCGAGAAACCAGAGTCATGATAGTTCGCGTTCAAGGCGTTCTCAATCGTGGAGCGGCCCTGATCGTGGGCGCTATCGCTTGCCGTCGATTCTGGCAGGGAGATGATGACGTTGTTGACCGCCGCACCGTTCGCACCCGAGATGCGCTGGATGGTCGGGTCCTTGATCCCTGCGGCGTCGATAGCACGACGGATATGATCTTCATTCGGCGCCTGGTCGAAGTGAACCGTAATCTGCGTGCCGCCACGGAAATCGACACCTAGCGGAATATGGTGCCAGAATGCCATGCTGAGAATGCCGGCGACCGAAAAGATCAGAGAGAAACCGAGGAAGTACCACTTCTTCCCCAGCCAGTCGATATTTGAGCTACGAAACAGTTCCACGTTTCAATCCTTGAGCTGCCAGTGAGCAGCCACTGGCTTCTAGCTTTTTCTTTACCGTTGCCGCAGCGAAAACTGGCGGCGAACGGTTAATCGCTGTAACTAAATCGACAGTGCTGCGCCGCGTTCCTTCTTGCTGAGCAGATAGTCGAAGATGACGCGCGAGACAAACACCGCAGTAAAGATGTTGGCCAACAGACCGAAGGTCAGCGTGACCGCGAAACCCTTGACTGGACCGGTCCCAAAGAGGAACAGGATGCCCGCCGAAACGATCGTCGTGACGTGCGTATCGACGATGGTAATCCAGGCATGGGCGAAGCCCTCCTGCACCGCTGCGGCGGTCGTCTTACCCAGCCGCAACTCTTCGCGGATGCGCTCGAAGATCAGCACGTTCGAATCGACGCCCATACCGATCGTCAGGATGACGCCGGCGATACCCGGCAGCGTCAGCACGGCGTGCGTGAAGCCCATGAAACCGAGCAGGATCACAAGATTGAGAAACAGCGCCAGATCGGCATTGATGCCCGCGCCGCGATAGTAGATCAGCATGAAGACCATCACAGCCAACATGCCGGCAACTGCAGCAACGACCCCCTGATGGATACTTGCCGCGCCAAGCGACGGTCCGACAGAGCGAGTCTCAAGGTAAGAGATAGAAGCCGGCAGAGAACCCGTGCGCAGCATCATGCTGAGATCCTGGGCCTGCTGCTGCGTAAATCCACCGGTGATACGGCCGGAGTCGCGAATCGCCTGCTGAATGGTCGCGACCTCTTTGACACGGTTCTCGAGGACAATCGCCATCGACCCTGTGCCCTTGTTGGCATCGGTGTACTTATAGAAACGCTCGCCAGCTTCGGTCGTCAGGGTGAAGCCAATGTCCGGCCTGCCATTTTCATCGGTCTGCGGCGTGGCGTCGCGGAAGTCGGTGCCCTCAACGATCGATGCGCGCTGCAGAAGGTAGACTTGATCGGGGCCGCCTATGCCGCTGGAGCCCTTGACCAACTCCTGATCGGGAGGAAGGACGCCATTCAAAGCAGTCATCGCCTGTTGTTCGTCGGGATAGGAACCCACAACAGCATGAATCTCAAGCTTGGCTGTGGACTGGATAATGCTTTCCACGTGACCTGGATCGTCGACGCCGGGGAGCTGCACGAGAATCTCGTTGTCGCCCAGACCGTACTGCTCGATGACCGGCTCGGAAACGCCCAGCGAGTCAACGCGCTGACGAATGGTCTCAATGGATTGATCCAGCGTGCGCTTTTCGAGATCGGCGATAGCCGACTGCTTCATCGTGAGCACGTACCCGCCCGTAGAGGCAGTCGTCACGTCATACGCGGCATAGTCGTTGCTAGTGAGCGTGTCGTGAACGCTGCTCTGCTGCGCGGGCTGAAAGCCACTGATTGTAATGACCTCAGGATGCGCAGGATCAAGCTTGGCTGCCGTCACACCGGGAATCGCGCTGTCCAGCCGCTGCACATCGCGATCGGTGGCGCTATTAAGCGCCTCCGCCACGTTCACCTTCAATACAAGGTGCGTGCCGCCGCGGAGATCGAGCCCGAGGTGGATACGGTCAGTGATCGACTGCTTGAGGCTGCCGTGCGGAATGCCGAAGATCCCGTACACGAAAATCACCAGGACCGCGATAATAAAGCCTGTTTTGCCGGCCAGATTCTTGCCCATCTTATTGTTGTTCCTTCAAGATTCCGCGACCTAAACGTCGCCGCGGCCCTTACATTTTTCCTTGCGAATCTCTGTGGCCCTTGGAAATCCCTGCATCAGCTTTCGCCGTAGTAACAACATCTCCGGCCCGCCTACGACTTGGATTCTTCCTCGGCGGTGACGGCTGCGATGGCGCTGCGGACGATCTCGAACTTGACCCCGTCAGGCTGAGTGCGAATGACCAGCACATCGTCCTTGACGTTGACGACCGTGCCGCGCATGCCACCGTTGGTTGTTACCTTGTCGCCGGGCTTCAACTGAGCCAGCATCGATTGCCACTGCTTCTGCTTGCGCTGGTTCGGCACAATGAGCAAAAGGTACATGGCTACAAACATGATCACGAGCAGTGGCAAACTACCCAACGACCCAAAGCCGCCAAAACCGGCAAACGCTAACGCGAGAAAGCTCAAGCTGCACGTCCTGCTGCCGTGACCGGACTCTCAAGCGAAAGCTCTCGTCTGATCACGTCTTCCATAAAGTTTTCGGGGATACTGCTGCCCGGATAGGCAGACACCGGAACCGGCCGTGCTCCAGACAGATCGTCCAGACACACCTCTACCGTTCCCAGTCAATCACACCTGAGGATTAAGCATCGCGTAGCCGGGCGGTGATGTCAAGGAAATCACGCGATTGGCCGTGTATTGCACGCGGCAGTGATCGGAAAACTCTGACCACCGGGCAGAAACACCGCATGCCCCAGTACAAGCTGACTTAAACGAAGATCGGCGGCACGGTTGAACCCGTGCCGCCGATCTTCTGCAAGCGATACCTCACACCCTTTGACTAGGGGCGCGAAGCAGGATTGCCGTAGGGAGCGATGAGGTTTCCTGCCAGCGGGGTGACGACCGGCGCTGCAAGACCGATGATCTCCGTGACAGAGGTGCCGTTAGGGGCGCTGTTGGGGATCCAGATATCGCCCGAGCTATCGAGAGCAATGCTGAAGGATCCGGCGGTGCTGGGAATGCTAAAGCCATTGCTGGCTGCGAGCGAACCATCATTATTGAGCTCGACGAGAGCGTTCGTGCTATTGTTGACGGCCCAGGCATGGCCTGCACTGTCGAGAGCAATGCCCGTCGGTGTCGTGAGCAGGGGTCCCTGGTAAGGAGCAACAGAGGTGACCGTACCGCTGGTGGTGACCTTGTTGATTCCACCCAGCAGGCCGACCAATCCCGTGCTAGCCACCCAGACATTGCCACCATTATCGATAGCAAGACCTGTGCCGCCCAGAATTCCGCCGGAGAGGAGATGAACCGTGAACGAACCTGTGTTCGCGGTGCTGGCTCCATTCATCTGGAGGACATTGGCAACCGTAGAAGAAGCCATCCAAAGGTTGCCGGAAGCATCGATGGCGCTACCGACGGGTTGATTGACGAGGCCAACAGTGTAACCAGCTGCTCCCGAAGGAATGGTTCCAGCGCGCGTGATCTCGGTGACACCGGCGATGATGGCGCCGCCAACACCGCCGGTGTTGGGAATCCAGGCATTACCCAGACCATCGACAGAGACGGTATCAGGCAGATTGATGGAGCTACCCGAGAAATCGCCGGACAGAGCACCTGAGGAGTTCAACGTCCTGACGTGGTTCGGCTGGAGGAGGCCAGGAGTACTCAGGTTAGTGACCCAGGCAGTACCCGTTGTAGCGTCGATCGCGAGGCCGGACGGAGAGAAGAGTCCGCCTTTACCGAAGCCGGTCGTACCGGAGAGAACCTTACCCGTGCTGGAGAGCTCCGTAACGACATTGGAGGTGGCATTCGTGATCCAGGCATTGCCCACAGCATCGATAGCGATGGTGCGCGGGGCCTGGATCGTGGGATCGGTGTAGACAATGCCAACTGAAAAATCAGTGGCGCTGGTCTCGAAGGGCTGGAACGGACCTGCATTGGTAGCCAGATTCAGAAGCGCACTCACATGCGCGCCCGGATGCTGAGCGATGTTGATCGCAGCCTGTGCCGTATTTGTCGGAAGGACGCCGGCCGTATTCGGCGCGTTGGCAAAGAGCGTTGCGCAGCCGCTGGAGGTCGGACCAGTCGAGTTGATGCAACCCGCGAGGATGTCCGCCAGCGTGTTGAGCTCGACCTGAGGCACGGTACCGTTGCCGGCAGTCGTCTTCGCCGGAACAGCTCCAGTGGCCTGAACCACCAGGTTGACGGCGTTATTGAAGGCGTTGGTGACACCAGTCTGCGCCTGTGTGGAATGCGCCGTGGGAGCAGAGATATGCGTGGGGTCGGTGGTGTAACCCGCCAGCGCATAAGCCGCAGCGATCGTGCTGGCCTCATTCATGTAGATATTGGTAACCGTGCTGGGGAAGGTATTGCCGGCTCCGCATTCGCCGACAACAGCCAGCAAGCCTGCACCCGAGTTATCGCCGGTGCCTACACCAGGATCTCCGCCGGTCGCGTAAAGATAGACATTCGTATTGGCAGTGCAGGCGAACTCTCCGCCGATATTGAAGTTGCCGCCGCCATCCGTGGTGGTAAAGAAGTTCGTTCCGTCGGAAGAGGTCGTGGGTCCTGCAGTCAGCAGCGAGGTTGAAGCCTCGCCATAGGTATCTACGCCTGCGGCAAACATGTAGACATGCGCACCGACCAGACCCTGCTGGCCACCGTGCACGATGCCTTTAATGCTCATGGCGGTTTGACTGGCAACGTTCGCCGAGTCTCCAAAATTTGACGAGCAACCGCTAAGGCCCAGGACTCCTATAAGTCCAACGAGGCTAACGGTGACGGGAAGCGATAAACGATGGATTTTCATAGGAATCTCCTTAATACAACCTTCAAGTTCGAATAAACAGTAAACCTGAATAGATGTTTGAGGCCCAACAAGACGAGGGCCCGGAAACACAGTCGAAACAGCTCGACTGTGGCTTATAAAGTAGCCCGGTGGAAGTTTTAGAGACAGTGGCCCGATTACGGTTAGAGTTTGCAGTGCAGTTAGGAGTTGGTTTGTTTGGTTACTAGCGTGCAGCGACCTGACAGAAACCCACTGACTAGACTGGTTGAGATCGAAGTCGATGTCAAGAAGTAAAGTTAGTGATCCAAAAAAATTCTTAAACTTGGGCTTAGTTTACATCAGCAAGTAGTTGTATGCGTAAAGATCCAACCCTGATTGTGATTCATGAAGGTAACAGACTTGGTCCGGAAGAGAATGCGCCTGCGCAACGGCTCATTGCAGATACCGGGTCTGTACCGCATAAGCAACACACAAACACCAGACGTGGTTTCAGGACAAGCGCCCAGAGGGCAGACACACTTCCTGATGAGACTTGGCAAAGTTCTTCCAGCCCCCGGACAGTATCCCCTCTCCCTCCCGGCCTCACCTCTATATAGTTAGTGCGCTGCCGGCGCCTTGCCCCCAACCTTGAAGTTCTTCGAGAGCAGAACAAGCGGCGCCGCGACCAGCGTGATGACGCCGATCACGAAGAAGCAGTCCATAAAAGCCAGCAGACGAGTCTGTGACCCCAACTGATCGTAGTAGCGGAGATAGGCGGCCTTGACGGCATCCGCATGGGAGAAGCCATGCGATTGCAGATAGGCCGTAGTCTGCTGCACCGCCTGTTGCAGGAACGGAGACGACGAGGGCAGGTTCGAGCCCACCCTCACCTGATGGAAGTTCTGGCGGCGCTCGGACATGGTCGTCACAAAGGCGATACCGAAGCTTCCACCCCAGTTGCGGAAGAAGTTCGTCAGCGATGACGCCTTATTGTTCTGGTCGGGCCGCAACTGCGAGTACGAGAGCACTGAGAGCGGAACGAAGAAGAACGCATAGCCCAACCCCTGAAGCCCGCGAGCCAGAGCGTAATGGCCATAGTCCGTCTGGAGATTGAAGTGGCTGTAGTGAATGAACGATATTCCCACCACCATGACCGCGCCAAAGAGCAAGATGCGCGGATGAATGATGCCCCGCTGGACGAGTTGGGCTCCGACCGGCGCGAGCAGCGTGATGACGAGAGCCCCCGGCCCGAGCACCAGGCCGGCATCAATGGCGCGGTAGCCGTAGAGCGATTGCAGCATCTGCGGGATCATCGTTGTTGAAGCGAAGAGACCGAAGCCGAAGACGAAGTAGAAGATGTTCGAGATGGCGAAGTTGCGCACCTTCAACAGGCGCAGCTCGATAACGGGATCGGGGTGGTGCAGCTCCCAGAAGATGGCAATCCCGATGCAGGTGACGCCAATGCCAAACATCCAGCAGATAAAGGGTGAACCAAACCAGTCATCGATCTGTCCACGGTCGAGCAACACCTCAAGCGCTGCCGAGCCCAGGCCGATCAGCGCGATGCCGACACCATCGACGCGGAGCTTTCCGTTAGCCGAACGGGCGGACTTGCGCTCCTCCGCGAAAGACGGCGGATCGTGCACGAAGCGATTAGTAAGGAAGAGCGAAAGAATACCGATGGGAATGTTGATCAGGAAGACCCAGCGCCAGTTGTAGTTGTCGGTGATCCAGCCGCCGAGCACCGGGCCGATGGCGGGAGCCGTAACGATCGCGACGGTATAGAGAGCAAACGCGGTAGCCCGTTTGGCAGGAGGAAAGGTGTCGACCAGGATGGCCTGTTCGACCGGAGCCAAGCCGCCGCCGCCGATTCCCTGAAGAACGCGGGCCATGAGCATGAAGCCGAGCGTAGGTGCGATACCGCAGAAGAAGGATGTGACGGTAAACAGAGCGACACAGGCCATGTAGTAGTTCTTGCGGCCAAAGACCCGGGACAGCCAGGCCGACATCGGCAGAACGACCGCGTTTGCCACGAGATAGGTCGTGAGAATCCAGGTCACTTCATCGAACGAGCGGCCCAGGCCACCGGCAATATAAGGCAGCGACACGTTGGCGATGGAGGTATCGAGCAGCTCCATGAAGGTTGCGAGCGTAACCGTCAGCGCCACGATCCAGGGATTGATCGTGGGGAACCCCGAAGCGGCGCGTTGTGTAGCTTTCTGGGGTAACGGGGCAACAGCGGTAGCCACGGACAAGTCCTCACAAGCTGAAATTTTTTAGAGACTAGTCGGTCTCTTTTACATCTGATTCAGAGAGAGAGGAAACTGATGCGACTTTTTTCATATTCTTCTCCCACGGAGGTTTCGCAGTGGCCAAGGGAGAGCTGACCAGGCAGAGGATTATCGCTGCTGCCGCACCGATCTTCAATCAGCGTGGGTTTACCGGGTGTTCCATGCAGGACATCATGGAGGCTACCGGGCTGGAGAAGGGTGGACTGTATCGCCACTTTGCCAACAAGGAAGAGCTGGCTGCGGAGGCGTTCCGGTTTGCGCTTGCCCAGTGCGTCAAGACGCGGACGGAAGACCTGGAGCTCATCGAAGGCTCGGTGGCGAAGCTGCGTTCTGTTGTACAGCGGTTCGTCGCAACCCCTTCCCCCATGCCGGGCGGCTGTCCGCTGCTGAATACCGCCATCGATGCCGACGATGGCAACCCCGTACTGCGAGAACTCGTCCGCGACGGCATCCAGGCGTGGAAGGCTCGGATCAGCAATATCGTGAAGACCGGCATCGAGCACGGGGAGATTCGCCAGACGATAGAGCCGCAGAGTATTGCCAACACTATGATCTCCATGCTCGAAGGCTCCCTGATGATGAGCCGCATCGAAGGCACGAAAAAGCCGTTGCAGGATGCCTGCGCCATGCTCGAATGCGTGCTGGATGGGATCGCCACGAAGTGTTCGTAGAGATCGCCTCTGACTTGTCATCTCGACCGGAGGCGGCGGCAAAGAACGCCGCCTCCGGTCGAGATGACAGTTTTTAGTGACAAGAACGATCTACTTCGCCTCGCTGCTCGTCGGTCTGGCGACTGCGGGGTCCAGACGGTTCGCGTTCTGGAACGGCAGCATCCAGCCGGGATACTCCGGCGATAGAGCGCTTACCTCATCGAGCTGCTTGATCTCGTCCGCAGTCAGCTTAACCTCGACGGCGGCGATGTTGTCCTGCAACTGGTCGAGTCGCTTGGCTCCGATGATGATCGACGTCACCACAGGCTTTGACAGCAGCCACGCGAGCGAGATGCGAGCCGCACTGCAACCGTGGGCCTTCGCGATGGGAGCGATCGCATCGAGGATCTTCCACGTACGTTCCTTGTCGACGATGGGGAAATCGAACTCGGAGCG encodes:
- a CDS encoding TetR/AcrR family transcriptional regulator, which codes for MAKGELTRQRIIAAAAPIFNQRGFTGCSMQDIMEATGLEKGGLYRHFANKEELAAEAFRFALAQCVKTRTEDLELIEGSVAKLRSVVQRFVATPSPMPGGCPLLNTAIDADDGNPVLRELVRDGIQAWKARISNIVKTGIEHGEIRQTIEPQSIANTMISMLEGSLMMSRIEGTKKPLQDACAMLECVLDGIATKCS